A window of Proteus columbae contains these coding sequences:
- the murD gene encoding UDP-N-acetylmuramoyl-L-alanine--D-glutamate ligase produces the protein MANYQGKKVVVVGLGITGLSCVDFFIRQGVTPKVIDTRQKPGGLDKLPVDVEYHTGSFHQAWLNDADLIISSPGIALSTPELVEAANHGVEIVGDIELFCREAKAPIVAITGSNGKSTVTTLVGEMASADGIRVGVGGNIGVPALTLLTEPYDLYVLELSSFQLETTHSLQAAAATVLNISEDHMNRYPLGLEQYREAKLRIYDNAKTCVYNEDDALTLPLAGKDNRCVSFGVGQGDYQLDNTNRILKVKGEKVLSTAEMYLSGQHNYTNALAALALADAVGISRKAATEVLKTYHGLAHRFQLVYLHQNVRWINDSKATNVGSTEAALRGLEVEGTLHLLLGGDGKSADFTSLLPYISGDNIRLYCFGQDGHALANLRPDVSLLTVTMEEAMRALAPSVKSGDMVLLSPACASLDQFKCFEQRGDEFARLARELG, from the coding sequence ATGGCAAATTATCAGGGAAAAAAAGTGGTTGTTGTTGGGCTTGGGATAACAGGCCTTTCTTGCGTTGACTTTTTTATCCGCCAAGGTGTTACACCTAAGGTTATTGATACACGCCAAAAACCAGGAGGCTTAGATAAGCTTCCTGTTGACGTTGAATATCATACAGGTAGTTTTCATCAAGCATGGCTTAACGATGCTGATTTAATTATCTCAAGTCCGGGTATTGCACTTTCGACACCAGAGCTTGTTGAAGCCGCAAATCATGGTGTTGAAATTGTTGGTGATATTGAACTATTTTGCCGTGAAGCCAAAGCGCCTATTGTAGCGATTACGGGCTCTAACGGTAAAAGTACCGTGACAACGCTTGTGGGTGAAATGGCAAGCGCAGATGGTATTCGTGTTGGAGTCGGTGGCAATATTGGTGTTCCAGCACTGACCTTATTAACCGAGCCTTATGATTTATATGTATTAGAGCTATCGAGTTTTCAACTAGAAACGACTCATAGCTTACAAGCCGCTGCTGCAACGGTATTAAATATTAGCGAAGATCATATGAATCGCTATCCGTTAGGATTAGAACAATATCGTGAAGCAAAACTGCGTATTTACGATAATGCTAAAACCTGCGTTTATAACGAAGATGATGCATTAACGCTACCTTTAGCGGGTAAAGATAATCGTTGTGTTAGTTTTGGTGTTGGACAAGGTGATTATCAGCTTGATAACACAAATCGCATTTTAAAAGTGAAGGGTGAAAAAGTCCTTTCAACGGCTGAAATGTACCTTTCAGGGCAGCATAACTATACCAATGCATTAGCAGCATTAGCACTTGCTGATGCTGTGGGTATTTCTCGTAAAGCTGCAACCGAGGTACTGAAAACGTATCACGGTCTTGCTCACCGTTTTCAATTAGTTTATTTACATCAAAATGTACGTTGGATAAATGACTCGAAAGCCACCAATGTGGGAAGCACTGAAGCGGCATTACGAGGACTTGAAGTTGAGGGCACACTACACCTTTTATTAGGTGGTGATGGGAAATCTGCTGACTTCACTTCTTTATTGCCTTATATCAGTGGAGACAATATTCGTCTGTACTGTTTTGGGCAAGATGGACACGCATTGGCAAATCTAAGACCAGATGTCTCTTTATTAACAGTGACAATGGAAGAAGCCATGCGAGCCTTAGCTCCTTCTGTAAAATCAGGGGATATGGTGTTGCTCTCTCCTGCATGTGCAAGCTTAGATCAGTTTAAATGTTTTGAGCAGCGTGGTGATGAATTTGCACGTTTAGCAAGGGAGCTTGGCTGA
- the murG gene encoding undecaprenyldiphospho-muramoylpentapeptide beta-N-acetylglucosaminyltransferase, which produces MSERRRRLMVMAGGTGGHVFPGLAVAHYLQSQGWEIRWLGTADRMEADLVPKHGIEIEFIRISGLRGKGIKALIAAPIRIIKAIFQARAIMKRYQPDAVLGMGGYVSGPGGVAAWMCGIPVILHEQNGIAGLTNRWLSKIAKRVLQAFPGAFPKAPVVGNPVREDVLALEAPSVRLKERTGPIRVLIIGGSQGARILNHTLPVVAGLLGEHVTIWHQAGKGGESDTKTRYQNELAKNSVKSEYKVTEFIDDIAQAYLWADVVVCRSGALTVSEIAAAGLPAIFVPFQHKDRQQYWNALPLEKAGAARIIEQNDLTPEVIAQTLKNWDRETLLAMAEKAKSVAITDATERVANVIIEVAKK; this is translated from the coding sequence ATGAGCGAGCGTAGACGCCGTTTAATGGTTATGGCTGGTGGTACTGGGGGACATGTATTCCCAGGATTAGCTGTTGCTCATTATCTACAATCTCAAGGTTGGGAAATCCGATGGTTAGGAACGGCAGATAGAATGGAAGCCGATTTAGTCCCTAAGCACGGTATCGAAATTGAATTTATTCGTATCTCAGGTTTACGTGGAAAAGGTATTAAAGCATTAATCGCAGCACCTATTCGTATTATTAAAGCGATTTTCCAAGCTCGCGCCATTATGAAGCGCTATCAGCCAGATGCTGTACTTGGTATGGGTGGTTACGTTTCAGGCCCTGGTGGTGTTGCCGCTTGGATGTGCGGGATCCCCGTTATTTTGCATGAGCAAAATGGTATCGCTGGATTAACCAATCGCTGGTTATCGAAAATTGCGAAACGTGTATTACAGGCTTTTCCGGGGGCCTTTCCTAAAGCACCAGTTGTTGGAAATCCTGTTCGTGAAGATGTATTGGCACTTGAAGCGCCTTCAGTACGATTAAAAGAGAGAACAGGGCCTATTCGTGTACTGATCATTGGTGGTAGTCAAGGTGCTAGAATTTTAAATCACACCTTACCCGTAGTTGCAGGTTTACTAGGTGAACATGTTACAATCTGGCATCAAGCAGGAAAAGGTGGCGAAAGTGATACAAAAACACGCTATCAGAACGAATTAGCAAAAAATTCAGTTAAATCTGAATATAAAGTTACTGAATTTATTGATGATATAGCGCAAGCTTACCTATGGGCTGATGTTGTTGTGTGTCGTTCAGGTGCATTAACGGTCAGCGAAATTGCCGCAGCGGGATTACCCGCTATTTTTGTTCCTTTCCAGCACAAAGATAGACAGCAATATTGGAATGCACTGCCGTTAGAAAAAGCGGGTGCAGCGCGTATTATTGAGCAAAACGATTTAACACCAGAAGTCATTGCACAAACCCTGAAAAATTGGGATAGAGAAACCTTGTTAGCAATGGCAGAGAAAGCAAAAAGTGTTGCGATTACGGATGCCACAGAGCGCGTAGCGAATGTGATAATCGAAGTGGCAAAAAAATAA
- the ftsQ gene encoding cell division protein FtsQ encodes MSQAALNIKEHKEKQHSDRPSNGTYLSGLIFFLCVIATIIWGGIQVVNWMKDANRLPISKLVLTGERHYTTNDDVRQAILSLGQPGTFMTQDVNIIQQQIERMPWIRQVTVRKQWPDELKIHLVEYVPFTRWNDTYFLDKEGRVFSLPTQLETKGSYPLLYGPQGSEKMVLSGYVAMRDQLLASNLNLKAASMSARQGWQLVLDNDVRLELGRKDNEKRIARFIELYPILQQQTDKRVDYVDLRYDSGGAVGWAPLLLENE; translated from the coding sequence ATGTCACAAGCAGCGCTAAATATAAAAGAACACAAAGAGAAGCAACATTCTGACAGACCGAGTAATGGTACTTATTTATCAGGATTAATCTTTTTCTTATGTGTGATTGCCACCATCATTTGGGGTGGAATACAAGTGGTTAACTGGATGAAAGACGCAAATCGTCTGCCAATCTCAAAACTTGTATTAACGGGTGAGCGACATTACACAACGAATGATGATGTACGTCAGGCCATTTTGTCTTTAGGACAGCCGGGTACATTTATGACACAGGATGTGAATATTATTCAGCAACAAATTGAACGTATGCCATGGATTAGGCAAGTCACTGTTCGTAAACAGTGGCCTGATGAACTTAAAATCCATCTGGTAGAGTATGTTCCCTTTACCCGTTGGAATGACACTTACTTTCTTGATAAAGAAGGACGTGTTTTCAGTCTGCCAACGCAGTTGGAAACCAAAGGAAGTTATCCTTTGTTATATGGTCCTCAAGGAAGCGAAAAAATGGTGTTGTCAGGTTATGTGGCAATGAGAGATCAGCTTCTTGCAAGTAACCTGAATTTAAAAGCAGCGTCAATGTCTGCCCGTCAGGGATGGCAATTAGTTTTAGACAATGATGTCCGATTGGAGTTAGGTCGTAAGGATAACGAAAAACGGATCGCTCGCTTTATTGAGTTGTATCCGATACTGCAACAACAAACAGATAAACGAGTTGATTACGTGGATCTGCGTTATGACAGTGGTGGTGCAGTCGGATGGGCTCCTTTATTACTTGAGAATGAATAA
- the ftsA gene encoding cell division protein FtsA, whose amino-acid sequence MIKATDRKLVVGLEIGTAKVATLVGEILPDGVVNIIGVGSCPSRGMDKGGVNDLESVVKCVQRAVDQAELMADCQISSVYLALSGKHISCQNEIGMVPISEEEVTQDDVDSVVHTAKSVKVKDEHRVLHVIPQEYAIDYQEGIKNPVGLSGVRMQAKVHLITCHNDMAKNIVKAVERCGLKVDQLIFAGLASSFAVLTEDERELGVCVVDIGGGTMDIAIYTGGALRHTRVIPYAGNVVTSDIAYAFGTPPNDAEAIKVRHGCALGSLVGKDENVEVPSVGGRPPRSLQRQTLAEVIEPRYTELLNLVNEEILKVQEQLRQQGIKHHLAAGIVLTGGAAQIDGLVECAQRVFHTQVRIGKPLNITGLTDYAQDPYYSTAVGLLHYGKESHFGEETETEKRSAVGGLFKKLTGWLKREF is encoded by the coding sequence ATGATCAAAGCGACGGACAGAAAATTAGTAGTTGGTCTTGAGATTGGTACGGCCAAAGTAGCCACCCTTGTCGGTGAGATCCTGCCTGATGGTGTAGTGAATATTATCGGGGTGGGAAGTTGTCCATCTCGGGGCATGGATAAAGGTGGCGTTAATGATCTCGAATCCGTCGTAAAATGTGTACAACGGGCGGTAGATCAGGCTGAGTTGATGGCTGACTGCCAAATATCTTCAGTATATTTGGCGTTATCAGGCAAGCATATCAGTTGCCAAAATGAGATTGGTATGGTGCCAATTTCAGAAGAAGAAGTGACTCAAGATGATGTTGATAGCGTGGTTCATACCGCGAAATCCGTCAAAGTAAAAGATGAACACCGTGTTTTACACGTTATACCGCAAGAGTATGCCATTGATTATCAAGAAGGGATCAAAAACCCAGTTGGATTATCGGGTGTGCGTATGCAGGCTAAAGTTCATTTAATTACCTGCCATAACGATATGGCAAAGAATATTGTAAAAGCAGTTGAACGCTGTGGATTAAAAGTGGATCAACTGATTTTTGCGGGACTGGCTTCAAGTTTTGCTGTATTGACCGAAGATGAACGTGAATTAGGTGTGTGTGTTGTTGATATTGGTGGCGGTACAATGGATATCGCAATTTATACCGGTGGAGCATTAAGACATACTCGCGTTATTCCTTATGCTGGTAATGTAGTAACAAGCGATATCGCTTACGCGTTTGGCACTCCGCCAAATGATGCGGAAGCTATCAAGGTTCGTCATGGTTGTGCATTAGGCTCTTTAGTTGGTAAAGATGAAAATGTCGAAGTTCCAAGTGTCGGAGGCAGACCACCAAGAAGTCTGCAACGACAAACTCTTGCTGAGGTGATTGAGCCTCGTTATACCGAACTGCTCAATCTTGTTAATGAAGAGATTTTAAAAGTTCAAGAACAGTTACGCCAGCAAGGGATTAAGCATCATTTAGCCGCAGGTATTGTGCTAACAGGTGGTGCTGCACAGATTGATGGACTTGTTGAATGTGCTCAACGTGTTTTCCACACGCAAGTACGGATCGGTAAACCGTTAAATATTACCGGGCTAACAGATTATGCGCAGGATCCCTACTACTCAACAGCGGTTGGGCTCTTGCATTACGGTAAAGAATCTCACTTTGGTGAGGAAACTGAAACCGAGAAACGCTCTGCTGTCGGTGGTTTATTTAAAAAACTCACTGGTTGGCTAAAAAGAGAGTTTTAA
- the ftsZ gene encoding cell division protein FtsZ, whose protein sequence is MFEPMELTNDAVIKVIGVGGGGGNAVEHMVRERIEGVDFFAVNTDAQALRKTAVGQTIQIGNAITKGLGAGANPEVGRNAAEEDREGLRAALEGADMVFIAAGMGGGTGTGAAPVVAEVAKELGILTVAVVTKPFNFEGKKRMAFAEQGITELSKHVDSLITIPNDKLLKVLGRGISLLDAFGAANDVLKGAVQGIAELITRPGLMNVDFADVRTVMSEMGYAMMGSGAAKGEDRAEEAAEMAISSPLLEDIDLSGARGVLVNITAGFDLRLDEFETVGNTIRAFASDNATVVIGTSLDPEMNDELRVTVVATGIGMDKRPEITLVTNKQNQQSAMENRYQQMQNSMSSFSAVEESKPAAKAVNEQSTQANKEPDYLDIPAFLRKQAD, encoded by the coding sequence ATGTTTGAACCTATGGAATTAACCAACGATGCGGTGATCAAAGTCATCGGCGTTGGTGGCGGCGGCGGTAATGCGGTTGAGCACATGGTTCGTGAACGTATTGAAGGCGTAGATTTCTTTGCAGTCAATACGGATGCTCAAGCGCTACGTAAAACAGCGGTCGGACAGACTATCCAAATCGGTAATGCCATTACGAAAGGCTTAGGTGCAGGTGCAAATCCTGAAGTAGGCCGTAATGCAGCAGAGGAAGACCGCGAAGGGCTACGTGCAGCACTTGAAGGTGCCGATATGGTCTTTATCGCAGCAGGTATGGGCGGTGGTACTGGTACTGGTGCTGCGCCTGTTGTTGCAGAAGTGGCTAAAGAATTAGGCATTTTGACCGTTGCTGTAGTGACTAAGCCTTTTAATTTTGAAGGCAAAAAACGTATGGCATTTGCGGAACAAGGTATTACTGAGTTATCAAAACATGTTGACTCATTAATCACTATTCCAAATGACAAGTTATTAAAAGTACTTGGTCGTGGAATTTCATTATTAGATGCGTTCGGCGCAGCTAATGATGTATTAAAAGGCGCAGTTCAAGGTATCGCTGAGCTAATCACTCGCCCAGGTTTAATGAACGTTGACTTTGCTGACGTAAGAACTGTGATGTCTGAAATGGGTTATGCCATGATGGGATCGGGTGCTGCGAAAGGCGAAGATCGTGCTGAAGAAGCAGCAGAAATGGCGATTTCAAGTCCATTATTGGAAGACATCGACTTATCTGGCGCGCGTGGTGTGTTAGTCAACATCACAGCAGGTTTTGACTTACGTCTTGATGAATTTGAAACAGTGGGTAATACCATTCGTGCATTTGCATCAGATAATGCGACTGTGGTTATCGGTACATCCCTTGACCCAGAAATGAATGATGAATTGCGTGTGACTGTGGTTGCAACAGGTATTGGTATGGACAAACGTCCAGAAATTACGCTGGTAACTAATAAACAGAATCAGCAAAGCGCAATGGAGAATCGTTACCAGCAAATGCAAAATAGCATGTCTTCTTTCTCTGCCGTAGAAGAAAGCAAGCCTGCCGCAAAAGCCGTTAACGAACAATCTACTCAGGCAAACAAAGAACCAGATTATTTAGATATCCCAGCGTTCCTGAGAAAACAGGCTGATTAA
- the ftsW gene encoding cell division protein FtsW has protein sequence MRKLKQWLVGSYQTENTAFVPYDRTLLWFTFGLAVVGFVMVTSASMPVGQRLAEDPFLFAKRDGIYIVVAFCIALVTMRVPMAIWQRYSSLMLFGSILLLLVVLVVGSSVNGASRWIAVGPLNFQPAELSKLALFCYLSSYLVRKVEEVRNNFWGFCKPMGVMLVLAVLLLLQPDLGTVVVLFVTTLALLFLAGAKIWQFLAIIGSGIAAVVMLIIVEPYRVRRITSFLEPWEDPFGSGYQLTQSLMAFGRGDLLGQGLGNSVQKLEYLPEAHTDFIFSILAEELGYIGVVLVLLMVFFIAFRAMQIGRRALILEQRFSGFLACSIGIWFTFQSLVNVGAAAGMLPTKGLTLPLISYGGSSLIIMSTAIVMLLRIDYETRLAQAQAFVRSPK, from the coding sequence ATGCGAAAATTAAAACAGTGGCTAGTGGGCAGTTATCAAACTGAGAATACGGCATTTGTGCCGTATGATCGCACTTTGCTCTGGTTTACTTTCGGATTAGCGGTTGTCGGCTTTGTTATGGTGACATCAGCTTCAATGCCTGTTGGTCAACGTCTTGCAGAAGATCCTTTCTTATTTGCTAAACGTGATGGCATCTATATTGTTGTCGCATTTTGTATTGCGTTAGTCACCATGCGCGTTCCAATGGCAATTTGGCAACGTTATAGCAGCTTAATGCTGTTTGGTTCGATATTACTTTTATTAGTGGTATTGGTGGTAGGGAGTTCCGTTAATGGTGCTTCACGCTGGATTGCGGTGGGACCATTAAATTTCCAGCCTGCTGAATTATCAAAACTTGCGCTGTTTTGTTATTTATCGAGCTATTTAGTCCGAAAAGTTGAAGAAGTGCGAAATAACTTTTGGGGTTTCTGTAAGCCGATGGGCGTGATGTTAGTACTGGCTGTTTTATTGTTATTACAACCAGACTTAGGAACCGTTGTGGTTTTATTCGTAACAACATTAGCACTGTTATTTTTAGCAGGTGCTAAAATTTGGCAGTTCTTAGCCATTATCGGTTCAGGAATTGCCGCTGTTGTTATGTTGATTATTGTTGAACCTTACCGTGTTCGACGTATCACTTCTTTCTTAGAACCTTGGGAAGATCCATTTGGAAGTGGCTATCAGCTTACACAATCTCTAATGGCATTTGGTCGTGGTGATTTGCTTGGACAAGGTTTAGGAAACTCAGTACAAAAACTAGAATATTTGCCAGAGGCACATACCGACTTTATTTTCTCCATTTTGGCTGAAGAACTTGGTTATATCGGTGTGGTTTTGGTGCTTTTAATGGTATTCTTCATCGCTTTTCGCGCGATGCAAATTGGACGACGTGCGCTGATCCTCGAACAACGTTTTTCAGGCTTTTTAGCTTGCTCTATCGGGATTTGGTTTACATTCCAGTCATTGGTGAATGTAGGCGCTGCAGCAGGCATGTTGCCAACAAAGGGATTAACCCTTCCTCTTATTAGTTACGGTGGTTCGAGTTTGATTATTATGTCAACTGCCATCGTGATGTTATTACGAATTGATTATGAAACACGTCTAGCACAAGCTCAGGCGTTTGTAAGGAGCCCGAAATGA
- the murC gene encoding UDP-N-acetylmuramate--L-alanine ligase, whose translation MNTQQLAKLRSFVPEMRKVRHIHFIGIGGAGMGGIAEVLANEGYEISGSDLAPNVVTQQLVALGATVYFNHRPENIRGASVVVVSTAISAENPEIIAAREARIPVIRRAEMLAELMRYRHGVAIAGTHGKTTTTAMISNIYAQAGLDPTFVNGGLVKSAGTHARLGCSRYLIAEADESDASFLHLQPMVAVVTNIEADHMDTYHGNFDNLKETFITFLHNLPFYGRAVMCLDDDVIRSIIPKVGRYITTYGFSEDADVRITHYEQKGAQGFFTISREGMPDLQVVLNAPGRHNALNATAAVAVATEEGIADEHILAALLNFQGTGRRFDFLGNYGLEHVNGQEGEVMLVDDYGHHPTEVDATIKAARAGWPDKRLVMIFQPHRYTRTRDLYEDFATVLNQVDILLLTDVYSAGEAPIAGADSRSLCRTIRQRGKLDPIWVSDVTNISSILAGVLTDNDLVLVQGAGNIGKIARRLADTKLQPSFSED comes from the coding sequence GTGAATACACAACAACTGGCAAAATTAAGATCATTTGTGCCTGAAATGAGAAAAGTTAGGCATATTCACTTTATTGGCATCGGTGGTGCTGGTATGGGGGGGATTGCCGAAGTGTTGGCTAACGAAGGTTATGAAATCAGCGGTTCTGATTTAGCACCAAACGTAGTCACACAACAGCTCGTTGCCTTAGGCGCGACAGTCTATTTTAATCATCGCCCTGAAAATATTCGTGGCGCAAGTGTTGTTGTGGTTTCGACAGCAATCAGTGCTGAAAATCCTGAGATTATTGCAGCAAGAGAAGCGCGTATCCCTGTTATTCGTCGTGCTGAAATGCTGGCTGAATTGATGCGTTATCGTCATGGTGTTGCGATTGCCGGAACACATGGCAAAACGACAACAACAGCGATGATTTCAAATATTTATGCGCAAGCGGGTTTAGATCCTACTTTTGTTAATGGTGGGCTTGTTAAATCGGCTGGCACTCATGCTCGCTTAGGTTGCAGTCGTTATTTAATTGCTGAAGCTGATGAAAGTGATGCATCGTTTTTACATTTACAACCCATGGTTGCTGTCGTTACGAATATCGAAGCAGACCATATGGACACATATCACGGTAATTTTGACAATCTAAAAGAGACGTTTATTACCTTTTTGCACAATTTACCATTCTATGGTCGTGCAGTGATGTGTCTGGATGACGATGTCATTCGTTCTATTATTCCTAAAGTGGGTCGTTATATTACGACTTATGGCTTTAGTGAAGATGCTGACGTTCGTATTACACACTATGAACAAAAAGGTGCTCAGGGCTTTTTCACTATTTCTCGTGAAGGTATGCCAGATTTACAAGTTGTATTAAATGCACCTGGTCGCCATAACGCACTGAATGCGACAGCTGCGGTTGCTGTCGCCACAGAAGAAGGCATTGCTGACGAACATATTTTAGCCGCATTACTTAACTTCCAAGGTACTGGACGTCGTTTTGATTTCTTAGGTAACTACGGTCTTGAGCATGTTAATGGTCAAGAAGGTGAAGTGATGCTAGTGGATGATTATGGTCATCATCCAACAGAAGTTGATGCAACGATTAAAGCGGCGAGAGCAGGATGGCCAGATAAACGTCTAGTGATGATTTTCCAACCCCATCGCTATACACGTACTCGTGATTTATATGAAGACTTTGCAACTGTTCTCAATCAAGTTGATATTTTATTATTAACAGATGTTTATTCTGCTGGGGAAGCGCCTATTGCAGGTGCCGATAGTCGCTCACTTTGTCGAACAATTCGCCAACGTGGAAAGCTAGATCCTATCTGGGTTTCTGATGTGACTAATATTTCATCAATATTGGCGGGTGTATTAACAGATAATGATCTTGTTTTAGTTCAAGGTGCTGGAAATATTGGTAAAATAGCGCGTCGCTTAGCAGATACGAAATTACAGCCATCTTTCAGCGAGGATTAA